In Miscanthus floridulus cultivar M001 chromosome 8, ASM1932011v1, whole genome shotgun sequence, the sequence TGTACCAGTACCCAAACTTGATGCTGCTAGGCTGCTACCAGTAGTATTCTTGTGTGATTCATGGTTGAAACCTGATAAATATCATCACGACACGACAGGCCGGCATAGGAATAGGAGAGGCAGGCCCGTGGAGACACAGCCTGCCATGACGACACAATCTCTACCTCTACCTGCGCCGCGCATGAGTTGACAGCTGAGTTGACGCGGATTATGTGAGCCGGCGACACGGCACTGACACGGATGGAGTGGCAGAGCAGAGCGCGGTAGCAGTCCGTGAGCAGAGCACCTGCACGAGGGCATGAGTTCACAAAGCCGCCAGTGGTAGCCGCTTTTACGTTGCGCGAAGGCGAAACCTTGATCTGGCAGGCGATCGCACGCCATAAACCCGGCGCCGCTAAAGCGGGTGCGTGCCCATCATTTATGTTCGCTACTCGCCCCGCGTTCGGGGACCGCCGCGGCGCTGCCTCCCTCATCTGGTGAGGTGATCACAGCTTTGATGGTTACTTTGAGCTCGTTCCTCCTGCTCGTGGTTCGCCGAAGCCGCTGGGATATTTTAGTTAGGGAGAAAAAACCTCTGACATTGTCAACAACCTGTGATCCAACAAGTGATGAGGTGATAGATTTCAGACGTTGATGGATGAGTCTCGCTGCCTGCTGGTGGAGCCACTACAACCTGGGCTAAGATTAACCTTCGAATGACCGAATCCCATACATCTCATTCTGATTTGTTCGCGCGTTAGCTTTAGCTAGCTCTCGGTGACACGACCTCAGGCTGTCAGGCAGTACCAAGTACCAACCAACAGTAGCGCTGAGTTCGATGCCGCCACTGGCACTCCAGTAGTCCAGTGGAGTGGTACAAACGTCACCTGTGCCGACGTCAACCATGACCCAGACACAGCGACACGGCCCGTGCGGGCAGCGGCCGTGCCCCATGCCTTCTCCCACCTGCCGCCGCCGCACGTATACCCGCGCGCCGCGAGGCCCGCGACGCGCCCGCTTCACTCTTCACATCCACCCAGCCACACACGCCCGTGCGGCCGTGCGATCGCCCGGTCGGTGCGCCGTGCGCCCCTGCCCTCGCGCATCCGCGCACGTCCGTCCCTCTCGACCGTGCGGACCAGCGCATTTACGCAGACGCCGGCCGATCGCCGGGCGTCCCCAGCGGACCAGCGCCCGCCCCGCCGCTTTGCCAAAAGCGCTCGAGTCGCGCCGCGCATGCACCAGCGCCACCCTGCTGCCTGCCAACCTCTTAAAAGCGTCTCGGCACTTCGGCTCCGCGTCCGCCACTAGAAGGCAACCCATCATCAAATACTGTCGCCGCGCTCGCGCGCTCGCCTGCCCTCGGAACCTCCCATTATTGCCATCACGCGCCGCGCGCACGCCCACACGCAAAGGGAGGTCGCTGATCGAGCGAGCTCGAGAGCTAGCGAGCTTATCCATCCATCCCAATCCCATCATGGCGAGAGCCTTCCGCGCGGCCTCCCCGCTGCCCCTGCCAAGCTCGAGGAGCGCCGCCGCGGTGACGAACGGCGGAGGGAGAGGGAACTTCCCGTGGCTAACGAAGAAGAGCTCGAGCAAGCCGCCGGCGCCGAGCGGGGGCGGACAAGAGAGCAAGGGTGACGAGCCCGAGGGGGCGGGGGctaacgccgccgccgccgcagccgggtCCATCGAGCAGTCTCCGTccccgtcatcgtcgtcgtcgaggaagcgcgcggacgcgctggcgcggCTGCGGGCGGCGTTCCTGGCGGCGATCACGcacaggcgccggcgccggcagctGGGGTCGTGCGTGACGGGCACCATCTTCGGCCGGCGGAGCGGGCGCGTGCACGTCGCGCTGCAGACAGACCCGCGCTCCGCGCCCGTGGTGCTGTTGGAGATGGCCGCCTACTCCACCAGCGCGCTCGTCAGGGAGATGTCCTCGGGCCTCGTGCGCCTCGCGCTCGAGTGCGAGAAGACGCCGCTCGCCGCCGGTACGTAGCACACTGTGTCACGCCGACTGACGTGACACGTAAACATAAAACATTCACGGCGCCAAATGATTTGACTCCACTTCTGCTTCTGCACCGGGAAGGGTTTATCATTGACACGCCGAAAAAAATGGGATACATGCAGGGGACAAGCGGCGGGGGTTGCTGGAGGAGCCAACGTGGCGCGCGTACTGCAACGGTCGCAAGTGCGGGTTCGCGGTGCGCCGGGAGTGCGGCGCGGACGAGTGGAGGGTGCTCGGCGCGGTCGAGCCGGTGTCCGTGGGCGCCGGCGTGCTCCCGGACgacgtcgccggcgccggcgctggaGCAGCGGAGGGCGACCTGATGTACATGCGGGCAAGGTTCGAGCGCGTGGTGGGCTCCAGGGACTCGGAGGCGTTCTACATGATGAACACCGACGGCAGCGGCGGCCCCGAGCTCAGCATCTACCTTCTACG encodes:
- the LOC136474650 gene encoding protein MIZU-KUSSEI 1-like; the encoded protein is MARAFRAASPLPLPSSRSAAAVTNGGGRGNFPWLTKKSSSKPPAPSGGGQESKGDEPEGAGANAAAAAAGSIEQSPSPSSSSSRKRADALARLRAAFLAAITHRRRRRQLGSCVTGTIFGRRSGRVHVALQTDPRSAPVVLLEMAAYSTSALVREMSSGLVRLALECEKTPLAAGDKRRGLLEEPTWRAYCNGRKCGFAVRRECGADEWRVLGAVEPVSVGAGVLPDDVAGAGAGAAEGDLMYMRARFERVVGSRDSEAFYMMNTDGSGGPELSIYLLRV